The stretch of DNA GCAAACAAACGAGAAACAACCCAACCATCTTAATTAAGTGAAGCTAGAGAGAAACTGGAGTTGGCCAGTAAGGGAATTCAATTCTCTTCACTGGACCCTTTTCATAATCTACGTAATCTTCGTATGTGTGGAAGGTAGTGCAAGTTTTGGTGGCGAGATCATAAACACCAAAGTTATTACCCACAAAGTAGATGCAGTTAGGCTTGAGTCCAGGAGAAGAGCTGGCTGGGACGCAGAAAGCCTGGCTATGTCCAAGAAAGATGCAAAGATCTCCAATGTCTTCTGTGTAGATCATAGTCTTATCATAGTGATCCGATTGCTCCCCTGCCCTAAACACCatgaatttttttgttacttGCTTCAGTGTTAGACATCTCATTTTACCGTCCTTGTTTGAGTTGGAGTCCGAGTCTGAGTCCATTAACACCTCTGAGTCCTCACCATACCTGAAAAGACATGATAGAGCCAATACGACACTCATCCACTTATAACCCACAAAcgaaattttaaataaagaacTTTTGTATAAATGTTTATTAGATATTTTACCACTTGACAAGGAAAAGTTGGCCGGTCGGTGACTCCACAAGATGGTCTGTTCTTGAATATGAACTCAACTTCGCAACCTCCTCATACACCGAGGCTGGAAGATCGTCAAACTCCAGATCCATGAACTCGAGTTTGTCTAGTCCCTTTGGCAAATAGCACAAGTAGTTGCCTCCGAGACTAGGAATGTAGAAGCTTCTCTCT from Raphanus sativus cultivar WK10039 unplaced genomic scaffold, ASM80110v3 Scaffold1408, whole genome shotgun sequence encodes:
- the LOC130504198 gene encoding uncharacterized protein LOC130504198 encodes the protein MNSLQFRVSKMSHIIVNRLFKPSVSRKFLRHTNVRLFTSDQPYPFLLVDHILKNPNSPKAGQGIEYSSCRKENEIFITDKEVANNVCDAMTAGFSRDGLKLENTYRGIAIHYKNVSAQLPPLPAGSKIQSLAMSSLPTREKDWVVGVKLSGSRLSLCRPFGSCKWIDIKNAPGSINPMSSLMFSKKERSFYIPSLGGNYLCYLPKGLDKLEFMDLEFDDLPASVYEEVAKLSSYSRTDHLVESPTGQLFLVKWYGEDSEVLMDSDSDSNSNKDGKMRCLTLKQVTKKFMVFRAGEQSDHYDKTMIYTEDIGDLCIFLGHSQAFCVPASSSPGLKPNCIYFVGNNFGVYDLATKTCTTFHTYEDYVDYEKGPVKRIEFPYWPTPVSL